ATCGCCCAGCTATCGACATTGACGGACGCGCGTCCCGTGGCCGCGGCGTGAAAAGCGGGATCGATATAGTCGGGGCCGCTCTTGAAGCACTGCACGTTCAATCCGCGATTGCGCCAGGCGCGCGCGAGCGCCAGCGTCAGCGTTGTCTTGCCGACGCCAGAGGCAGGTGCGGAGATGACGAGGCCGGCCGCCATCACGACACCTCCGGAAAGCGCGGCTCGGTGCCGACAGGCCGATAGCGGCGGTCATAGTCGGCGGCATAGAGGCGGCTCTCGTCGAAATCCGCAGCGCCAAGCGTCTTGCCGACCAGGATCAGCGCCGTGCGCTCCATCTCGCTCCCCACGGCGGCATCGAGCGTGCCGAGGGTCGCGCGGACGATGCGCTGGTCCGGCCAGCTCGCGCGCCAGACGATCGCAACCGGGCAGTCCGCGCCATAATGCGGCGTGAGCTCGGCGACGACCTTGTCGAGCAGATGGATGGACAGATGGATCGCGAGCACTGCGCCGGTGGCGGCGAAGGCAGCGAGCTTCTCGCCTTCAGGCATCGCGCTGGCGCGACCTGGTGTGCGTGTCAGCACCACGGTTTGGACGAGGCCGGGCAGCGTCAGCTCGGTTTCCAGCGCGGCCGCAGCAGCAGCGAAAGATGGCACGCCCGGCGTCACGGTGTAGGGAATGCCGAGCGCGCGCAGGCGACGAAGCTGCTCGCCCATCGCCGACCAGACCGAGAGATCGCCGGAATGCAGCCGCGCGACATCCTTGCCTTCCGCATGCGCGGCGGCGATCTCCGTGATGATCTCGTCGAGCGACATCGGTGCAGTGTTGACGATGCGCGCCCCTCGCGGGCAATGCGCCAGCACGCCCTCCGGCACCAGCGATCCCGCATAGAGGCAGACCGGAGAAGCCGCGATCAGGTCGCGTCCGCGCAGTGTCAGCAAATCGGGAGCACCGGGTCCGGCGCCGATGAAATGCACCGTCATGTGCCGTCTCCTTCGGCGATCGCCGCAGTCGCGGTGCGATCCTGCGAGACCACCCGTGTCGCAATCAGCCGCGCGCGAGGGCCGGCCGCCGCGAGCGCCGCGGCCTCGGCAACCGAGCCGGTGGCGAACTTTTCCGTGACGAGCTTGGACTGCGTCGGCGTGTCGATGCCGGCCAGCAAATTCGCCGGGACCGCCTTGATCGGCAGGCCGCATTCGCGCGCGAGCTGCTTTAGCGCTTCGGCGTCGGCCTTGTCGCTGACGGTCGCCACCGCCGCAAGGCCGTCGGTGCCGCCGGCGGCCAGAAGCGCCTCGCGCAATGAGGCCAGCGTTGCATCTTTTCTGAATCCGAGCCCGGCAACCTTCATCGGACCGCACTCCATTGCACCACAGGCCGTGCCGCTTCCCAGGACCTGTAGCGGCCGAGCGGAGCGGCATGCGCGATCTCCACCCGCATCAGCTCACCGCCGTGACGCTGGTGCAGCTCGCCGAGCAGCGCTTCCGTCTCCAACGTGACTGCATGGGCGACCAACCGCGCACCCGGCGCGAGTTGCGACCAGACGGTATCGAACATCGCGTGATCGAGACCGCCACCAATGAAGACAGCGTCCGGCGCGTCCAGTGCAGCCAGAGCGCCGGGCGCCCGCCCCGTGACGATACTGATCCGATGCGTCAATCCGAACGCGGCGGCATTGCTGCGAATGTTCGCGACACGATCCTCGCGCGCTTCGATCGCAATGGCTGTCCCGCCGCACAGCGCCCACTCGACCGAGATCGCCCCCGAGCCCGCGCCGATGTCCCACAACCGTTCGCCGGGTCGGGGCGCCAGCGCCGAGAGCGCGAGCGCGCGCACCGGCCGCTTGGTGATCTGACCGTCGTGGACGAAGGAATCGTCCAAAAGTCCCGAACTGCGGGGCATGCCCTGCCCGCCCTTCGCCTCGACGGCTACTGCAATCAGGTTTCCAGCGAGGTCGTCCGCAAAGCCATCGGCACGATGTTCCCTGATGCTTTCGCGTGGCCCGCCGAGCGCCGCCAGAGTCCAGAAGTTCGAGGCTCCCCATCCATGCTCGCTCATCCATTTTGCGAGATCACTGGCCGCCTTCCCGTCGCGCACCAGGCAAATGATGCGCGCGCCCGGTGCAAGGTGCGGCACGAGACGCTCGAACGGCGCAGCGTGGAGGCCAAGGCAGGCAACGGCTTCGAGGCGCCAGCCCAGCCGCGCGGCCGCAAGCGAAAATGTCGACGGCGCCGAATGCGCGATCCACTCGCTTGTCTCGAGCTTCTCGGCAAGGATAGCTCCGGCGCCGTACCAGAAGGGATCGCCAGAGGCGAGCACCGCTGTTGGCCGGCCACGGCAGCTCAGCACGATATCCGCGTCGAACGGCACCGGCCACGGACGGCCGCGACCGCCGACCTCCGCAAGCGCCAGATGACGTTCGCCGCCGAAGACGGTTTCTGCCTTGGCAAGCGCCTTTCGACTTGCCTCCGATAGCCCCGCAAGGCCATCTTCCCCGATACCGATGATGGTCAGCCAGGGATCAGCCAAGGAATCATCCATGATTCGCGCCCTCATTCTGGGCGGAACTGCCGATGCGAGCCTGCTCGCCGCGGAGATCGCGCGCGCCGGCATCGATGCCGTCTATTCCTATGGTGGCCGTACCCGCACGCCGGCCGATCAGCCGCTGCCGACCCGCATCGGCGGTTTTGGTGGCGTGAGCGGGCTTGCCGATTATTTCAGGCGCGAAGGCATCACGCATGTGATCGACGCGACCCATCCCTTCGCGACGGAGATGAGCCGTAACGCGGTCGAAGCGTGCGCGGAAACCGGCGTGCCGCTGATGGCGCTGGAGCGCTCGGCTTGGGTGAAAGCGCCCGGCGACAACTGGATCGAAATTCCTGACGTCAACGCCGCGGTCGCCGCGCTGCCCAAGTCGCCCGCAAAAGTGTTCCTCGCCATCGGCCGCCAGCATATCGCGCCGTTCGCGAGCCGGCCGGAACACGCCTATACGCTGCGCTTCGTCGATCCGCCCGAAAAGCCCCTGCCCTTCACGGCCGATGTGATCGTGTCGCGCGGACCGTTCACGCTCGAAGGTGAGCTTGAGATGATGCGCACGCGCAGCATCGCATGGATTGTCGCCCGCAATTCCGGCGGTGACGGCGCACGCGCCAAGATCGATGCGGCCCGTATGCTCAGCCTGCCCGTGATCATGATTGCGCGGCCAAGACTGCCCGAACGGCTGCGAGTCGAGAGCGTCGCTGAAGTGCTGCAGTGGCTCTGTCATCGCGCCCGCCTCGGCGCATAGACCCAGCGGCCGACGCGGCGCGTCTGCGAATTGCCGACGATGACTAGCGTGCGCATGTCGGCCATTTCGGGTGTCGCTTCGTTCAGCGTGACGGTCTCGATCCGCTCATCCGAGCCGCTGATCGCGCGCGCGAAGATCACGAGACGCTCGCCGCAGCCGGCCTCCCGGAGCACGGCGAGCGCGCGGCCAAATCCCTCCGGCCGGCTCGCCGAGCGCGGATTGTACAGCGCGATGGCAAAATCGGCTTCCGCGGCGAGTCGCAGCCGCTTCTCGATCACCGTCCAGGGCTTGAGATTGTCGGAGAGGTTGATCGCGCAGAAATCATGGCCGAGCGGCGCGCCGGCGCGGGCAGCCGCCGCCAGCATCGCGGTGACGCCGGGCAGCACGCGGATCGGCAGTTCCTGCCATTGCGGCGCCTGCTCCAGCGCCTCGAACACGGCCGAGGCCATCGCGAACACGCCGGGGTCGCCGGAGGAAACGACCACGACCTGCCCGCCTTCGGCGGCGAGCCGCAAGGCTTCGCTCGCGCGATGAAGCTCTTCGCGATTATCAGAGGGATGCAGGGTGAGCCCGGCTCGCGGCGGCACCCGCGCGACATACGGCGCGTAGCCCAAGATGTCGGTCGCAGACGCGAGCGCGGCGGAGACTTCCGGCGTCACCAGCGCGTCGCTGCCCGGCCCGAGGCCTGCGATGGTCAGCGTGCCCGTCATTCGGCCGCGCCCGGATGCCGGCCCTTGCCGTGCACGAGCACGATCGCGAAGTAAGGACAATCGGCGGCATCGATCTCGGCGAGCCGCGCGACGCGTTCGCCCGGCATGGTGCCACGCTCGACCAACCAGGCATCGTCCAGTCGGCCTGCGGCAGCGAGCGCGCGGCGCACCTTTGCGAGATTGCGGCCGGTCTTCATGACGACGAGCGCATCGGAATCGCGCATGCGCCGTTCGAGCTCGTCTTCGGCCAGCGTCCCCATCAGCACCGTCGTGACGTCGTCGCCGAGCGCGATCGGCTGGCCGACGCCGTTCCAGCAACCGACCATGCCGGGAATGCCCGCGATCACCTCGATCTCGACGCGGCCTTGCAGGCGCGTGTGCAGATGCATGAAGGAGCCGTAGAAATAGGGATCGCCCTCGCACAGCACGACGACGTCGACCGCGCGCGAAAGCCGCGCCAGGCGCTCGGCCCATTCGTCGTAGAAACCGGCAAGCAGCTGAACGTATTCGGGGCTGTCGAAAGCGATCTCCGTGGTAACAGGATATTCCATCGGATATTCGGTGACATCAGGTGCCAGCATGCCCTCGACGATGCGGCGCGCCTGCCCCGGCCTGCCCTTCTTGCGGAAATAGGCGACGTGCTGTGCCCCGCGCACCGTGCGGTCGGCGCGCACGCTCATCAAATCAGGATCGCCGGGGCCGAGACCGCAGCAGATGATGCGCCCCATGACTATTCGCTCCGGCTCGCCAGCGCGTTCACGGCAGCAACCGTGATCGCGGAGCCGCCGAGGCGGCCTTCGACCGTCAGCGCCGGCACCGGCGGATCGGCCATCAGCGCGGCCTTGGATTCGGCAGCTCCGACGAAGCCGACGGGACAGCCGATGATGGCGGCCGGCCGCGGACAGTCGCGGTCCTCCAGCATGTTGAGCAGATGAAACAGCGCGGTCGGCGCATTGCCGATTGCGACGATCGCGCCACCCAGATGCGGTCGCCACAGCTCCAGCGCCGCGGCCGAGCGCGTGTTGCGCATGGATTGCGCGAGCGCGGGAACGGCGGCGTCACTGAGCGTGCAGATCACGGCGTTGGCCGCGGGCAATCTCGCGCGCGTAATTCCCTCCGAGACCATGCGCGCGTCGCACAGGATCGGCGCGCCCTTCTTCAAGGCCGCACGCGCGGCAGTCGCCATGCCCTCTGTGAAGCGGATATGCGCCTCGAGGCCCACCATGCCGGCGGCATGGATCATCCGCACGACGACCTGCTCTTCGTCCGGCGTGAAGCGCGCAAGATCGGCCTCGGCCCGGATGGTGGCGAAGGACTGCCGATAGATCGCCGCGCCGTCGGTCTCGTAAGTGTGCGGCATCAGTGCCCTCCCACCAGAATGGAGGGATCGCTGATGATGTCGG
This genomic stretch from Bradyrhizobium sp. CCGB12 harbors:
- the cobM gene encoding precorrin-4 C(11)-methyltransferase encodes the protein MTVHFIGAGPGAPDLLTLRGRDLIAASPVCLYAGSLVPEGVLAHCPRGARIVNTAPMSLDEIITEIAAAHAEGKDVARLHSGDLSVWSAMGEQLRRLRALGIPYTVTPGVPSFAAAAAALETELTLPGLVQTVVLTRTPGRASAMPEGEKLAAFAATGAVLAIHLSIHLLDKVVAELTPHYGADCPVAIVWRASWPDQRIVRATLGTLDAAVGSEMERTALILVGKTLGAADFDESRLYAADYDRRYRPVGTEPRFPEVS
- a CDS encoding cobalamin biosynthesis protein → MKVAGLGFRKDATLASLREALLAAGGTDGLAAVATVSDKADAEALKQLARECGLPIKAVPANLLAGIDTPTQSKLVTEKFATGSVAEAAALAAAGPRARLIATRVVSQDRTATAAIAEGDGT
- the cbiE gene encoding precorrin-6y C5,15-methyltransferase (decarboxylating) subunit CbiE; translation: MADPWLTIIGIGEDGLAGLSEASRKALAKAETVFGGERHLALAEVGGRGRPWPVPFDADIVLSCRGRPTAVLASGDPFWYGAGAILAEKLETSEWIAHSAPSTFSLAAARLGWRLEAVACLGLHAAPFERLVPHLAPGARIICLVRDGKAASDLAKWMSEHGWGASNFWTLAALGGPRESIREHRADGFADDLAGNLIAVAVEAKGGQGMPRSSGLLDDSFVHDGQITKRPVRALALSALAPRPGERLWDIGAGSGAISVEWALCGGTAIAIEAREDRVANIRSNAAAFGLTHRISIVTGRAPGALAALDAPDAVFIGGGLDHAMFDTVWSQLAPGARLVAHAVTLETEALLGELHQRHGGELMRVEIAHAAPLGRYRSWEAARPVVQWSAVR
- a CDS encoding cobalt-precorrin-6A reductase translates to MIRALILGGTADASLLAAEIARAGIDAVYSYGGRTRTPADQPLPTRIGGFGGVSGLADYFRREGITHVIDATHPFATEMSRNAVEACAETGVPLMALERSAWVKAPGDNWIEIPDVNAAVAALPKSPAKVFLAIGRQHIAPFASRPEHAYTLRFVDPPEKPLPFTADVIVSRGPFTLEGELEMMRTRSIAWIVARNSGGDGARAKIDAARMLSLPVIMIARPRLPERLRVESVAEVLQWLCHRARLGA
- the cobJ gene encoding precorrin-3B C(17)-methyltransferase, whose translation is MTGTLTIAGLGPGSDALVTPEVSAALASATDILGYAPYVARVPPRAGLTLHPSDNREELHRASEALRLAAEGGQVVVVSSGDPGVFAMASAVFEALEQAPQWQELPIRVLPGVTAMLAAAARAGAPLGHDFCAINLSDNLKPWTVIEKRLRLAAEADFAIALYNPRSASRPEGFGRALAVLREAGCGERLVIFARAISGSDERIETVTLNEATPEMADMRTLVIVGNSQTRRVGRWVYAPRRAR
- a CDS encoding precorrin-2 C(20)-methyltransferase; the encoded protein is MGRIICCGLGPGDPDLMSVRADRTVRGAQHVAYFRKKGRPGQARRIVEGMLAPDVTEYPMEYPVTTEIAFDSPEYVQLLAGFYDEWAERLARLSRAVDVVVLCEGDPYFYGSFMHLHTRLQGRVEIEVIAGIPGMVGCWNGVGQPIALGDDVTTVLMGTLAEDELERRMRDSDALVVMKTGRNLAKVRRALAAAGRLDDAWLVERGTMPGERVARLAEIDAADCPYFAIVLVHGKGRHPGAAE
- a CDS encoding precorrin-8X methylmutase — its product is MPHTYETDGAAIYRQSFATIRAEADLARFTPDEEQVVVRMIHAAGMVGLEAHIRFTEGMATAARAALKKGAPILCDARMVSEGITRARLPAANAVICTLSDAAVPALAQSMRNTRSAAALELWRPHLGGAIVAIGNAPTALFHLLNMLEDRDCPRPAAIIGCPVGFVGAAESKAALMADPPVPALTVEGRLGGSAITVAAVNALASRSE